AATCATTTCTTTCAAACTTTTTTGAGAGGTCTTCAGCATCATCCCATATTCTTGCCTCCATATCTCCTGTCCTGTCCATAAACTTTATATTAAGATAGGGCTTGCCGGTTTTACTCATACCCATCTCTTTTTTTGCAACAAGAAATATGTCCTCAAACTTATCCTTTTCTTTTACGTCTTTTAGAAAAATCTTTTTCATGATATGACTCCTAAACTTAAAAACCATTTTACATATTGTTTTATGCCTTCCTCAATCTGCACCTTTGGCTCATAACCCAAAAGCCTCTTTGCCTTGCTGATGTCTGCGTATGTTACAGACACATCGCCGGGCGCAGGAGGAAGATATTTAATCTTTGCCTTTTTCACAAGGATTTTCTCTATCAAAGAGATGAGATAATTTACATCAACAACCCTCGACTCTCCAAGATTTATTATCTCGTATGGAAAGGGCTTATATATAGATGCCAGAATTCCCTGCAATATATCTGATATACAGGTAAAGTCCCTTTTTGCAGTTCCATCGCCGTTGACAATAATCTCTTTATCTTCCCATATAAGGCGGGTAAATTTTGCAATAGCCATATCAGGCCTGCCCCGCTCTCCATATACTGTAAAAAATCTTAAGGCTGTTACAGGAATTTTATAGAGATGTGAATAGGCAAAGGCCATTAGTTCACTTGCCCTCTTTGTTGCCGCATACGGCGAGATGGGCTGAGATATCGGGTCATCTTCTGAGAATGGCACTTTACTGTTTATACCGTAAACAGAAGACGACGATGCAAAGACAAAATTCTTTACCGGATGTTGTTTGGCTGCCTCCAAAAGATTTAAGGTTCCAAGACAGTTCACATCTTCATATAATACAGGGTCTTGCAAGGATGGCCGGACGCCAGCCCTTGCTGCAATATGGCATATAACATCAATGGAATTCTCTTTAAAGATTTTATTTATTAAAGCCTTATCCCTTATATCTCCTCTGTAGAGTTTGAAATTCGGGCTGACAGCGGCTTGTTTAAGATTTGCCTCTTTTATATTCGGGTCATAGAAATCATTAAAATCATCAATGGCAATGACCCTTTCGTTTTTCTCTAAAAGCCTGTCTGTAAGATTTGAGCCTATAAATCCAGCAGCGCCGGTAACTAAGATGTGCTTGTGCATGGAGGGCAAGATAGCATATTAAAAGGAATTGGGTCAAGTTTTAGATTTTTTTTGCGGCAACTTTGACAACAACCTTGACAACACGGGATGGCTTGCCAGCCGCCAATTTGGGGGCATGGCCGTCTTCAGGATAGAGCGCCGCCAGTTGTCCTGCCTGCAGATAGACAGGTGTTATTTCTTCCTTTGGCACTGTGCCAAAACATATATCCTTTTCCATATCATATGCTTCTGTAATAGTCATTCGCTCAACCGGAGCCCAGCCAATAACCTCTTTGCCGGAAACGATATACTGGATGTCAATATACTTTCTATGATATTCAAATCTTGGGATATCCGTCTTTATCGTTTCATACCGCTGGACAAGGGCAAACACATCCTGCCCATCTATATCCACCCTTCCGTCAGCCATGTTGTGAATATCCGGCCTCCGCAAAAACTCAATCGCC
Above is a window of Deltaproteobacteria bacterium DNA encoding:
- a CDS encoding YhcH/YjgK/YiaL family protein, with amino-acid sequence MPHTMIVTDINHMEHQVSKTAFFKKAIEFLRRPDIHNMADGRVDIDGQDVFALVQRYETIKTDIPRFEYHRKYIDIQYIVSGKEVIGWAPVERMTITEAYDMEKDICFGTVPKEEITPVYLQAGQLAALYPEDGHAPKLAAGKPSRVVKVVVKVAAKKI
- a CDS encoding GDP-mannose 4,6-dehydratase — protein: MHKHILVTGAAGFIGSNLTDRLLEKNERVIAIDDFNDFYDPNIKEANLKQAAVSPNFKLYRGDIRDKALINKIFKENSIDVICHIAARAGVRPSLQDPVLYEDVNCLGTLNLLEAAKQHPVKNFVFASSSSVYGINSKVPFSEDDPISQPISPYAATKRASELMAFAYSHLYKIPVTALRFFTVYGERGRPDMAIAKFTRLIWEDKEIIVNGDGTAKRDFTCISDILQGILASIYKPFPYEIINLGESRVVDVNYLISLIEKILVKKAKIKYLPPAPGDVSVTYADISKAKRLLGYEPKVQIEEGIKQYVKWFLSLGVIS